Proteins co-encoded in one Nicotiana sylvestris chromosome 7, ASM39365v2, whole genome shotgun sequence genomic window:
- the LOC138874103 gene encoding uncharacterized protein, with product MEAKSTTYGLIYEELGGKGGDKKLFRLAKAREKTTRDLDQVRYIKDEEGQLLIEDAQIKRRWQTYFHKLLNDEGKRDIVLGELEHSECHRDFSYYRRIRVEEVVGAMRKMSRGRAIGPDEIPIEDARGMEVEYDDSTVQEQRRYPEL from the coding sequence ATGGAAGCAAAGAGTACAACATATGGTCTCATATACGAAGAATTAGGGGGAAAAGGCGGAGATAAGAAGTTGTTCCGGCTGGCCAAGGCAAGGGAGAAGACGACTCGGGATCTAGACCAAGTGAGGTACATCAAGGACGAGGAAGGCCAATTGTTAATAGAGGACGCACAAATTAAGCGGAGGTGGCAGACGTACTTCCATAAGCTGCTAAATGATGAAGGGAAGAGAGACATTGTGCTAGGGGAATTGGAGCACTCCGAGTGTCACCGAGATTTTAGCTACTATAGGCGCATTAGAGTCGAGGAGGTTGTCggggctatgcgtaagatgagcagGGGCAGAGCGATAGGGCCAGATGAAATTCCAATAGAAGATGCCAGAggaatggaggtggagtacgatgattccactgtacaagaacaaaggcgatatccagaaCTGTag
- the LOC104234051 gene encoding uncharacterized protein, translating into MAIRAFLLFLILFVSSTTFALYEDQVGLMDWHQQYIGKVKKTVFQTQKAGRKRVVVSTEENVIAALDLRHGEIFWRQVLGVNDVIDEIDITLGKYVVTLSSGGSILRAWNLPDGQMVWESFLLGSSPSRSLLLTPANFGADKDNAILVYGNGYLHAVSCIDGDILWKKDLAQKGINVHHLVHPEESGMLYALGVGDRSQFEAYVINVGNGKLLKHSSTEFPGGFSGDLSLSTSDKAVALDSSGSILVTISFVGGEIKFQEVHISDLLQGFSGVAVLLPSKLAGMVAVKINRSLLFVKVKDEGTLEVVDTVPHVEAVSDSLSFAEGQTAFGLIQQDGGKVHLTVKSSDDWKTHFLKESVEVDQQRGLVHKVFINNYIRTDRTYGFRALIVMEDHSLLLLQQGAVVWYREDGLASIIDVTTSELPVEKAGVSVAKVEHSLFEWLKGHLLKLKATLMLATPDDVAVVQRMRLQSAEKSKMTRDHNGFRKLLIVLTRAGKLFALHTGDGRIVWSRLLNALRKSETCESPRGLKLHPWQVPHHHALDENPSVLVVGTCGHNSDASGILSFVDAYRGEELNYFAPVHSITQIIPLPFTDSTEQRLHLIIDAEGYGHLYPRTLEAVGIFQKELGNIYWYSVDVNNNLLKGHVVKKNCKPEIADDYCFESSDLWSVIFPSDSEKIIATSTRKLSEVVHTQAKVVAEDVLYKYISKNVLFLATVTPKAIGDIGSVIPEDSWLFVYLVDTITGRVLHRMSHHGCQGPVHAVFSENWVVYHYFNLRAHRYEMSVVEIYDQSRADNKDVLKLVLGKHNLSAPVSSYSRPEVMTKSQSYFFTHTVKTIAVTSTAKGITSKQLLIGTIGDQVLALDKRFLDPRRTLNPTQAEKEEGIIPLTDSLPIMPQAYVTHALKVEGLKSIITIPAKLESTTLVFAHGVDLFFTRLAPSKTYDSLTEDFNYALLLLTIVALVIAIFVTWIWSERKELQEKWR; encoded by the exons ATGGCGATTAGGGCTTTTCTTCTGTTTCTCATCTTATTCGTTTCGTCCACGACTTTTGCTCTTTATGAAGATCAAGTTGGCCTCATGGACTG GCATCAACAGTATATTGGAAAAGTGAAAAAGACAGTGTTCCAGACACAAAAGGCTGGTAGAAAACGTGTTGTGGTATCTACTGAAGAGAATGTAATCGCCGCCCTCGATCTTCGTCACGGCGAGATTT TTTGGAGGCAGGTTTTGGGAGTCAATGATGTCATTGATGAAATCGATATCACCCTCGGaaaat ATGTTGTCACGCTATCATCAGGAGGAAGTATCTTAAGAGCATGGAACCTTCCTGATGGCCAGATGGTGTGGGAGTCATTCCTTCTTGGATCAAGTCCCTCGAGATCATTGTTGTTGACTCCA GCAAATTTTGGTGCTGACAAGGACAATGCGATTCTGGTTTATGGAAATGGTTACCTGCATGCTGTTTCATGCATTGACGGTGACATTCTCTGGAAGAAGGATTTAGCACAGAAAGG CATCAACGTTCATCATTTGGTTCATCCCGAAGAAAGTGGCATGTTATATGCATTAGGAGTTGGTGATCGGTCCCAATTTGAAGCATATGTAATCAATGTTGGGAATGGTAAACTGCTGAAGCATAGTAGCACGGAATTTCCTGGTGGATTTTCTGGTGATTTGTCATTATCTACAAGTGACAAAGCAGTGGCGCTTGATTCCTCTGGGTCAATCTTAGTCACTATAAGCTTTGTTGGTGGAGAAATTAAATTTCAGGAGGTCCATATTTCCGATCTTCTTCAGGGGTTTTCAGGAGTAGCAGTATTATTACCTTCCAAACTTGCAGGAATGGTTGCCGTGaaaatcaatagatctttgtTATTTGTGAAAGTGAAAGATGAAGGCACACTGGAGGTAGTTGACACAGTCCCTCATGTTGAAGCCGTAAGTGATTCTTTGTCTTTTGCTGAAGGCCAAACCGCTTTTGGGCTGATTCAGCAAGATGGTGGTAAAGTTCATCTCACTGTGAAGTCTAGTGATGATTGGAAGACCCATTTTCTCAAGGAAAGTGTTGAAGTCGACCAACAGAGGGGACTTGTGCACAAGGTCTTCATCAACAACTATATCCGAACAGATCGAACTTATGGATTTAGGGCTTTGATTGTCATGGAAGACCATTCATTGCTGTTATTACAACAAGGTGCCGTTGTCTGGTATAGAGAAGATGGGCTTGCATCTATTATAGATGTAACAACTTCAGAGTTGCCCGTAGAAAAGGCTGGTGTTTCTGTTGCAAAAGTGGAGCACAGCCTCTTTGAATGGCTTAAG GGACATTTGCTGAAACTAAAAGCGACTTTAATGCTTGCAACCCCTGATGATGTAGCAGTGGTTCAGAGAATGAGGTTACAAAGTGCTGAGAAAAGCAAGATGACCCGAGACCACAATGGATTTAGGAAGCTACTCATTGTACTTACACGAGCAGGGAAACTTTTTGCACTTCACACAGGAGATGGTCGAATTGTTTGGTCTCGACTACTGAATGCTCTCCGTAAATCAGAAACTTGTGAAAGTCCAAGGGGCCTCAAGTTACATCCGTGGCAGGTGCCACATCATCATGCATTAGATGAGAACCCATCTGTCCTTGTAGTTGGTACATGTGGACATAATTCAGATGCATCTGGTATTCTCTCCTTTGTTGATGCATACAGAGGAGAGGAGCTTAATTACTTTGCACCTGTTCATTCAATTACACAAATTATTCCTCTTCCATTTACCGATTCAACAGAGCAGCGTTTACATCTAATAATAGATGCAGAGGGGTATGGACACCTTTACCCTAGAACTCTTGAAGCAGTTGGTATTTTCCAAAAGGAGTTGGGAAATATATACTGGTATTCAGTTGACGTAAACAATAATCTCTTAAAGGGGCATGTGGTGAAGAAAAACTGCAAACCGGAGATAGCCGATGACTATTGTTTTGAATCCAGTGACCTTTGGTCTGTTATATTCCCCTCAGATTCGGAAAAGATCATTGCAACTTCAACCAGAAAATTGAGTGAG GTTGTTCATACACAAGCTAAGGTTGTTGCAGAGGATGTGTTGTATAAATATATATCTAAGAATGTGCTATTTCTGGCGACTGTTACACCTAAAGCAATAGGTGACATTGGATCAGTGATCCCTGAAGATTCCTGGCTTTTTGTTTATCTTGTTGACACAATAACTGGCCGAGTGCTGCACCGCATGTCTCATCATGGCTGTCAGGGACCTGTACATGCA GTCTTTAGTGAAAATTGGGTTGTCTATCACTACTTCAACCTACGTGCACACAGATATGAAATGTCTGTTGTTGAGATCTACGATCAATCTCGCGCG GACAACAAAGATGTCCTGAAGCTTGTTCTTGGAAAGCATAACCTTAGTGCACCTGTCTCTTCCTACTCGCGTCCTGAAGTGATGACTAAGTCTCAATCTTACTTTTTTACGCATACTGTGAAAACAATAGCAGTTACCTCAACAGCGAAAGGCATTACTTCCAAGCAGTTGCTTATTGGCACAATTGGTGATCAG GTTTTAGCACTTGATAAGCGTTTTCTCGATCCTCGACGAACTTTAAACCCTACTCAAGCTGAAAAAGAGGAAGGGATTATACCTCTTACTGACTCATTGCCAATCATGCCACAG GCTTATGTTACACATGCTCTTAAAGTGGAAGGCCTTAAAAGCATAATAACTATACCGGCAAAGCTAGAGTCAACCACCCTTGTCTTTGCTCATGGAGTGGATCTCTTTTTCACTCGGCTTGCCCCTTCAAAGACGTATGACTCTCTTACTGAGGATTTCAATTATGCTTTGCTTCTGCTTACCATAGTTGCCCTAGTTATAGCAATCTTTGTAACGTGGATTTGGTCGGAGAGGAAAGAGTTGCAGGAGAAGTGGAGGTGA